One region of Thunnus albacares chromosome 8, fThuAlb1.1, whole genome shotgun sequence genomic DNA includes:
- the nt5c3a gene encoding cytosolic 5'-nucleotidase 3 isoform X2, which translates to MPQFEKTTVHMRDPERVEQIICGLIKGGASKLQVITDFDMTLSKFAVNGKRCPTCHNIIDNCKLVTEDCRQKLLQLKNKYYPIEIDPHLTMEEKYPFMVEWYFKSHTLLVEQRLEKDKLPEVVRESDAALREGFEQFFDRLHQHNVPVFIFSAGLGDILEEIIRQAGVYHPNVKVVSNFMDFDDNGVLKGFKGELIHVYNKHDGALRNTEYFKQLREYCNIILMGDSLGDLSMADGVPNVENILKIGFLNDKVEERLDKYLDSYDIVLVKDETLEVPNAILQKVL; encoded by the exons aTGCCTCAATTTGAGAAGACGACGGTCCACATGAGGGACCCCGAGAGGGTTGAACAGATCATCTGTGGCCTCATCAAGGGAGGAGCTTCTAAACTACAG GTCATCACAGACTTCGACATGACGTTAAGCAAGTTCGCCGTCAACGGCAAACGCTGTCCGACGTGTCACA ATATCATTGATAACTGCAAGCTGGTGACGGAGGACTGCAGGcagaagctgctgcagctgaagaaTAAATATTATCCCATTGAGATCGACCCTCATCTCACCATGGAGGAGAAATACCCGTTCATGGTGGAGTg gtatTTTAAGTCTCACACGTTACTAGTGGAACAGCGGTTAGAGAAAGACAAACTGCCCGAGGTGGTGAGAGAGTCTGACGCTGCACTCAG GGAAGGCTTTGAGCAGTTCTTTGACCGCCTGCACCAGCACAACGTCCCCGTCTTCATCTTCTCTGCCGGTCTGGGCGACATCCTGGAGGAAATCATCCGCCAGGCCGGAGTCTACCACCCCAACGTCAAAGTCGTCTCCAACTTCATGGACTTCGACGACAAC GGAGTCCTGAAGGGTTTCAAAGGCGAACTGATCCACGTGTACAACAAACACGACGGCGCCCTGCGGAACACGGAGTACTTCAAACAGCTGAGGGAATACTGCAACATCATCCTGATGGGCGACTCGCTGGGGGACCTCAGCATGGCCGACGGCGTGCCCAACGTGGAGAACATCCTCAAGATCGGCTTCCTCAACGACAAG GTGGAGGAGCGACTGGACAAATATCTGGACTCTTATGACATCGTCCTGGTGAAGGACGAGACTCTGGAAGTGCCCAATGCCATTCTCCAGAAGGTTCTATAA